A single Pantoea rwandensis DNA region contains:
- the nei gene encoding endonuclease VIII, with product MPEGPEIRRAADQLAAAMEGKPLTDVWFAFPELKTYEPALMGETITAFETRGKALLTHFSNGLTLYSHNQLYGVWRVVPTGTEPNTSRQLRVRLSNADQTILLYSASDIELLNADTLGAHPFLQRVGPDVLDATLSVEAVRERLLSPRFRRRQFSGLLLDQAFLAGLGNYLRVEILWHAGLLASHRAQDLTEIQLNALSEAMLAVPRLSYQMRGSMKKYHADAAFRFEVFHRQGKTCRRCGTLIEKGTLSSRPFYWCPGCQF from the coding sequence ATGCCTGAAGGACCGGAGATCCGCCGTGCGGCGGATCAACTGGCAGCGGCGATGGAAGGCAAGCCACTCACTGATGTGTGGTTTGCCTTCCCTGAGCTGAAAACCTATGAACCGGCATTAATGGGTGAAACCATTACGGCTTTTGAAACACGTGGCAAAGCACTGCTGACGCATTTTTCGAATGGCTTAACTCTCTATAGCCATAACCAACTGTACGGCGTGTGGCGGGTTGTACCGACCGGTACTGAACCCAACACTTCGCGGCAGCTACGTGTGCGTTTATCCAATGCCGATCAAACCATCCTGCTGTACAGCGCTTCGGATATCGAACTGCTCAATGCGGATACCCTTGGCGCACACCCTTTTTTACAGCGTGTTGGTCCCGATGTACTGGATGCCACATTATCGGTGGAAGCGGTGCGAGAGCGGTTGCTATCGCCGCGTTTTCGTCGCCGTCAGTTCAGCGGGCTGTTACTCGATCAGGCCTTTCTGGCGGGATTGGGTAATTATTTGCGCGTGGAGATTTTATGGCATGCCGGATTGCTGGCGTCGCATCGGGCGCAGGATCTCACTGAGATACAGCTCAATGCATTAAGTGAGGCGATGCTGGCGGTGCCACGTTTGTCGTATCAGATGCGCGGCAGTATGAAGAAATACCATGCCGATGCGGCGTTTCGCTTTGAGGTGTTTCATCGCCAGGGCAAGACATGTCGGCGCTGCGGCACGCTGATTGAGAAGGGTACGCTATCGTCGCGACCATTTTACTGGTGCCCGGGATGTCAGTTTTGA
- the pcp gene encoding pyroglutamyl-peptidase I — translation MKTVLMTAFEPFGGETINPSWEAVRSFDGKVIAGARIVVRQLPVVFATCGKVLTQALDEIQPDRVLCVGQAGGRVDITVERVAINVDDARIPDNDNQQPIDQPIVADGPAAYFSTLPIKAMVAALREVGVPASVSQTAGTFTCNNVMYSLLHWLKTTNSQARGGFIHIPYMPEQAVNHPGVASMATASVILALETSLQVMLSTENDIRVVGGATH, via the coding sequence ATGAAAACGGTATTGATGACGGCGTTTGAGCCGTTCGGTGGCGAAACCATTAACCCTTCATGGGAAGCGGTGCGCAGTTTTGACGGTAAAGTGATTGCCGGAGCCCGAATTGTGGTGCGCCAGCTACCCGTGGTGTTTGCCACCTGCGGAAAGGTACTAACGCAAGCGCTGGATGAGATCCAACCTGACCGCGTATTGTGCGTGGGCCAGGCCGGTGGGCGTGTTGATATCACCGTCGAACGTGTGGCGATCAACGTGGATGATGCGCGTATTCCCGACAACGATAATCAGCAGCCCATCGATCAACCGATCGTTGCGGATGGCCCTGCAGCCTATTTCTCTACATTACCGATCAAGGCGATGGTCGCAGCCCTGCGTGAGGTTGGTGTGCCGGCCTCGGTATCCCAAACCGCCGGAACCTTCACCTGTAACAACGTGATGTACAGCCTGCTGCACTGGCTGAAGACCACCAACAGCCAGGCACGCGGTGGCTTTATTCATATCCCCTATATGCCGGAACAGGCGGTGAATCATCCCGGCGTCGCCAGTATGGCGACGGCCAGCGTGATCCTGGCGCTGGAAACCTCGTTGCAGGTGATGTTGAGCACTGAAAATGACATCCGCGTGGTCGGTGGAGCGACGCATTAA
- a CDS encoding DUF979 domain-containing protein — protein MFQQQYLMWLAGVILLVVAVLSWRDAANPRRFTTGLFWALYGLMFLIGEGAYQLMGQWAGDAVAGKRMLHIGVGVAVVLMALIAGFGGVRLGSYHQRSDQQKRESAQRLRNKLFLPALAIPVVTVIGVLAFNNIPGLQYAVFGPGNHSTLVTLFSMMVGCVLGWIIALQITHEKPLQSMQETRRLLDAVGWAFILPQILATLGLLFTSAGVGTAISHLTEQYLAVDNRLIAVAVYAIGMALLTMVMGNAFAAFPIVTAGIGIPILVLQHGGNPAVMAAIGMFSGYCGTLMTPMAANFNIVPARLLELPDRNGVIKAQVPTGVLLLVVNVFLLYFLMFL, from the coding sequence ATGTTTCAGCAACAATATCTGATGTGGCTGGCAGGGGTGATCCTGCTGGTGGTCGCCGTTCTCTCCTGGCGCGATGCGGCTAACCCAAGACGATTTACGACCGGTTTATTCTGGGCGCTGTATGGCCTGATGTTCCTGATTGGTGAGGGTGCCTATCAACTGATGGGGCAATGGGCGGGCGATGCTGTCGCCGGTAAACGCATGCTGCACATTGGCGTGGGTGTTGCCGTGGTGTTGATGGCGTTAATTGCCGGCTTCGGCGGCGTGCGTCTCGGCAGCTACCATCAGCGCAGCGATCAGCAGAAGCGCGAAAGTGCGCAGCGTCTGCGCAATAAGCTGTTTCTGCCCGCGCTGGCGATTCCGGTGGTGACGGTGATTGGCGTGCTGGCGTTTAACAACATCCCGGGTTTGCAGTATGCCGTGTTTGGCCCGGGTAATCATTCAACGCTGGTGACCCTGTTCTCGATGATGGTCGGCTGCGTACTGGGCTGGATCATCGCGCTGCAAATCACCCATGAAAAACCGCTGCAGTCGATGCAGGAAACCCGCCGACTGCTGGATGCGGTGGGTTGGGCATTTATTCTGCCGCAAATCCTTGCCACGCTCGGTCTGTTGTTCACCAGCGCGGGCGTTGGCACCGCGATTTCACATCTGACTGAACAGTATCTGGCAGTGGACAATCGTCTGATTGCGGTCGCGGTATACGCGATTGGCATGGCACTGCTGACCATGGTGATGGGTAATGCGTTTGCTGCCTTCCCGATAGTGACGGCTGGCATTGGGATTCCTATTCTGGTGCTGCAACACGGCGGCAATCCGGCGGTAATGGCGGCAATTGGCATGTTCTCTGGCTATTGTGGCACCTTGATGACGCCGATGGCGGCGAACTTCAACATCGTACCCGCGCGTTTACTGGAGTTGCCGGATCGAAACGGGGTGATCAAGGCTCAGGTGCCAACCGGTGTGCTACTGTTGGTGGTAAACGTATTCCTGCTCTACTTCCTGATGTTCTTGTGA
- a CDS encoding DUF969 domain-containing protein → MDNVVNLWPLLGIATIVLGFVLRFNPVLVVIVAGFVTGLAAHLPLADILEKLGSGFLNTRNLPLILLLPLAVIGLLERHGLKERAQSWIAQIKTATAGRLLIVYLFVREITAALGLTSLGGHPQMVRPLLAPMAEGATENRYGEVPDEVRHRLRAMSAATDNVGLFFGEDIFVAFGAIIFMHNFMQESAGISTEPLHIALWGIPTALCAFLIHSARLVRLDRQLARELGAINQQALHAKGGK, encoded by the coding sequence ATGGATAACGTGGTCAATCTCTGGCCGTTACTCGGCATTGCCACCATCGTACTGGGGTTTGTGTTGCGCTTTAACCCGGTGCTGGTGGTAATTGTTGCCGGTTTTGTTACCGGCCTGGCTGCGCATCTGCCGCTGGCCGATATTCTGGAGAAACTTGGTTCCGGCTTCCTGAATACCCGCAACCTGCCGCTGATTTTGCTGCTGCCGCTGGCCGTGATCGGTTTGCTGGAGCGCCACGGTTTGAAGGAGCGCGCACAAAGCTGGATCGCGCAGATCAAAACCGCGACGGCGGGCCGTTTGCTGATTGTCTATCTGTTCGTGCGTGAAATCACCGCCGCACTGGGTTTAACCAGCCTCGGAGGTCATCCGCAGATGGTGCGTCCACTGCTGGCACCGATGGCAGAAGGCGCCACGGAAAACCGCTATGGTGAAGTGCCCGATGAAGTGCGCCATCGCTTGCGCGCCATGTCGGCAGCCACCGATAACGTCGGGCTGTTCTTTGGTGAAGATATCTTTGTCGCATTCGGCGCGATTATCTTCATGCACAACTTTATGCAGGAGTCGGCAGGCATCAGCACCGAGCCGCTGCATATCGCTTTGTGGGGTATTCCCACCGCACTCTGCGCTTTCCTGATCCATTCGGCGCGACTGGTGCGCCTTGACCGCCAACTGGCGCGTGAATTGGGTGCTATCAATCAGCAGGCGTTGCACGCCAAAGGCGGGAAATAA
- the pxpA gene encoding 5-oxoprolinase subunit PxpA gives MKIDLNADLGEGSASDQELLTLVSSANIACGFHAGDAQTMLQSVRWAKASGVAIGAHPSFPDRENFGRTAMQLPPETVYAQMIYQIGALKSIAESEGERLVHVKPHGMLYNQAAADATLADAIARAVKAVDPALILVGLAGSASIKAAAHYGLRTREEVFADRGYQATGALVPRSQPGAMIEVAEQALAQTLTMVQQRQVQSISGEWVKVNAETVCLHCDGAHALQFARTLRAAFATHQIAVTSA, from the coding sequence ATGAAGATTGATCTCAACGCTGACTTGGGTGAAGGCAGCGCCAGCGATCAGGAGCTGCTGACGCTGGTGAGTTCAGCCAATATCGCCTGTGGATTCCACGCCGGTGATGCGCAAACCATGCTGCAATCGGTGCGCTGGGCCAAAGCTTCAGGTGTGGCGATCGGCGCCCACCCCAGCTTTCCGGATCGCGAGAACTTTGGTCGCACTGCGATGCAGCTGCCGCCGGAAACGGTGTATGCGCAGATGATCTATCAGATCGGTGCATTGAAGAGCATCGCCGAAAGTGAAGGTGAGCGTTTAGTGCATGTGAAGCCGCACGGCATGCTTTACAACCAGGCGGCAGCGGATGCCACGCTCGCCGACGCCATTGCCCGCGCGGTGAAGGCGGTGGATCCCGCATTGATACTGGTCGGCCTGGCAGGTAGTGCTTCGATCAAAGCGGCTGCGCATTATGGTCTGCGCACGCGAGAAGAGGTGTTTGCCGATCGTGGCTATCAGGCAACCGGTGCGCTGGTGCCGCGTAGCCAGCCAGGGGCGATGATTGAAGTCGCCGAGCAGGCGCTGGCACAAACACTCACCATGGTGCAGCAGCGTCAGGTGCAGAGTATCAGCGGGGAGTGGGTGAAAGTGAATGCCGAGACCGTCTGCTTACATTGTGATGGCGCACATGCGCTGCAATTTGCGCGCACGTTGCGTGCTGCGTTTGCTACCCATCAAATTGCTGTCACCAGTGCTTAA
- the pxpC gene encoding 5-oxoprolinase subunit PxpC: MLNILRAGLMTSIQDQGRTGWRQYGISVSGALDQPSMRTANMLVGNPEESAVLEIVLGQFKAEFKRDGWFALTGAGCNADLDGKPVWTGWRLPVKKGQVLSLAMPVRGMRSYLAVNGGFAIDEMLGSHSTDLKAAFGGFQGRKLQDGDQLPLGKPSRTFKGKAGVRQLLWGNRIRALPGPEYNEFTREAQEGFWRSPWKLSPQSNRMGYRMQGRQLQRKATRDLLSHGLVPGVVQVPPNGQPIVLMADAQTTGGYPRIACVIEADLYQLAQIRLGEPIHFIHCTLEEALLAKQHQQRSFDQIAWGLAHED, translated from the coding sequence ATGTTAAACATTCTACGCGCCGGATTAATGACCTCGATTCAGGATCAGGGCCGCACCGGCTGGCGGCAATATGGCATCAGCGTCAGCGGAGCACTGGATCAACCTTCGATGCGTACTGCCAATATGCTGGTGGGCAATCCGGAGGAGAGTGCGGTACTCGAAATTGTGCTTGGCCAGTTCAAAGCCGAATTTAAACGTGACGGTTGGTTTGCACTCACTGGGGCGGGCTGTAATGCCGATCTGGATGGCAAACCGGTGTGGACTGGCTGGCGCTTACCGGTGAAAAAAGGCCAGGTGTTGTCGCTGGCGATGCCGGTGCGCGGTATGCGTAGCTATCTGGCAGTCAATGGTGGTTTCGCCATTGATGAGATGCTCGGCTCGCACAGTACCGATCTCAAGGCTGCTTTTGGTGGTTTCCAGGGCCGTAAGTTGCAGGATGGCGATCAGCTGCCGTTGGGCAAACCCTCACGAACGTTCAAGGGCAAAGCGGGCGTACGTCAACTGCTGTGGGGCAACCGCATTCGCGCCTTACCGGGCCCGGAGTATAACGAGTTCACGCGCGAAGCGCAGGAAGGTTTCTGGCGCAGTCCGTGGAAGCTGAGTCCGCAGAGTAATCGTATGGGTTACCGCATGCAGGGCCGTCAACTGCAGCGTAAAGCCACGCGTGATTTGTTGTCGCACGGGTTAGTCCCCGGCGTGGTGCAGGTTCCGCCTAATGGCCAACCGATTGTGCTGATGGCCGATGCGCAAACCACCGGCGGTTATCCGCGTATCGCCTGTGTTATCGAAGCTGACCTGTATCAACTGGCGCAGATTCGACTCGGCGAACCGATTCACTTTATCCATTGCACTCTGGAAGAAGCGCTGCTGGCGAAGCAGCATCAACAGCGCTCCTTTGACCAAATAGCCTGGGGGCTTGCACATGAAGATTGA
- the pxpB gene encoding 5-oxoprolinase subunit PxpB, with product MQRARCYLLGERAVVLELEPPVSLASQQRIWGLCQRLQHNEQVQEAIPGMNNLTLLLRDPQLNALDAIERLQRWWEESEEQIPESRRVEIPVVYGGAGGPDLQVVAEGASLSPKQVVELHSSVDYVVYFIGFQPGFPYLGGLDERLHTPRRAEPRVIVPSGSVGIGGSQTGIYPLAAPGGWQLIGHTPVSLFDPLQHPPTLLRPGDSVRFVPQQEGVC from the coding sequence TTGCAACGAGCACGTTGTTATCTACTGGGTGAGCGAGCCGTTGTGCTGGAGCTGGAACCGCCCGTTTCACTCGCCAGCCAGCAGCGCATCTGGGGACTGTGCCAACGCCTGCAGCACAATGAACAGGTTCAGGAAGCGATTCCGGGAATGAATAACCTGACGTTGCTACTGCGCGATCCGCAATTGAATGCGCTGGATGCCATTGAGCGTCTACAGCGCTGGTGGGAAGAGAGTGAGGAACAGATTCCTGAATCACGTCGGGTAGAGATTCCGGTGGTGTACGGGGGCGCGGGTGGCCCCGATCTGCAAGTGGTGGCTGAGGGTGCCAGCCTGTCGCCAAAACAGGTCGTCGAACTGCACAGCAGTGTTGATTACGTGGTCTATTTTATCGGCTTCCAGCCGGGTTTTCCCTATCTGGGCGGGTTGGATGAGCGTTTGCACACGCCGCGCCGTGCTGAACCCCGTGTCATCGTGCCCAGCGGCTCGGTAGGCATCGGTGGCAGTCAGACCGGCATTTATCCCCTGGCAGCACCAGGCGGCTGGCAACTGATCGGTCATACCCCGGTCAGCCTTTTCGATCCGTTACAGCATCCGCCGACACTGCTGCGGCCGGGTGACAGCGTGCGCTTTGTGCCGCAACAGGAGGGCGTATGTTAA
- a CDS encoding type 2 GTP cyclohydrolase I, whose product MNHVELEHIVNQQLNTSAFSDYAPNGLQVEGRTEVKTVITGVTACQALLDEAVTRNADAILVHHGYFWKSESPLIKGMKRQRLRTLLVNDINLYGWHLPLDAHPQLGNNAQLAKLFDIDVKGEIQPLVPWGELAEPLSGEALAAKIAERLGRKPLHCGDNAPALIKRVAWCSGGGQGFIDSAAAFGVDAFITGEVSEQTIHSAREQGLHFFAAGHHATERAGIKALGEWLAQSYGLDVTFIDIDNPA is encoded by the coding sequence ATGAATCATGTTGAGTTAGAACATATCGTTAATCAGCAGCTGAACACCAGCGCCTTCAGCGACTATGCGCCCAATGGTTTGCAGGTGGAGGGCCGTACGGAAGTGAAAACCGTCATTACGGGCGTCACCGCGTGTCAGGCGCTTTTAGATGAAGCGGTAACGCGTAATGCCGATGCTATCCTGGTCCATCACGGCTATTTCTGGAAGAGCGAATCGCCGCTGATTAAAGGAATGAAACGCCAGCGCCTGCGCACGTTGCTGGTCAATGATATCAACCTGTATGGCTGGCATCTGCCGCTCGATGCCCATCCGCAACTCGGCAACAATGCACAGCTGGCAAAATTGTTTGATATTGACGTGAAAGGGGAAATTCAGCCGTTAGTGCCATGGGGCGAGCTGGCTGAACCGTTGAGCGGCGAAGCGCTTGCCGCGAAAATCGCCGAACGTTTAGGCCGTAAACCGTTGCACTGTGGTGATAACGCCCCGGCACTGATCAAACGTGTCGCCTGGTGCAGTGGCGGTGGACAGGGCTTTATTGATAGCGCGGCCGCTTTTGGCGTGGATGCCTTCATCACGGGTGAAGTCTCAGAGCAAACCATTCACAGCGCACGCGAACAAGGCCTGCACTTTTTCGCCGCCGGACATCATGCTACCGAGCGTGCCGGTATCAAGGCGCTGGGCGAATGGCTGGCGCAAAGCTACGGCCTCGACGTGACCTTTATTGATATCGACAATCCTGCCTGA
- the phrB gene encoding deoxyribodipyrimidine photo-lyase: MTTHLVWLRNDLRINDNTALAAACRDSHARVLALFIATPKQWQQHHMAPRQAAFIHQNLCSLQDSLAERGIPLHYHQCDDFAASVDYLSAFCDQHQVDELYYNYQYEINERERDAAAEKRLDGQGVICQGFDDSLLLPPGSVQTGNHTMFKVFTPFSRAFVRRLHQGLPECHHAPKARQDAPVSAGQKIPAFDYPLEAFDTSLFPAGEEAALKQLRHFGKQSVQHYPDVRDLPALDGTSRLSPYLAIGVLSPRQCLHRILKEHPDALNEGKAFTWLNELIWREFYRHLMVAFPALCKHQPFVEWTHNVQWQKNDAHLTAWQQGKTGYPIVDAAMRQLNTLGWMHNRLRMIVASFLVKDLLIDWHEGERYFMQQLIDGDLAANNGGWQWAASTGTDAAPYFRIFNPTTQGERFDEKGEFIRQWVPELKDVPESDIHQPQVWAKKNNKKLDYPAPIVEHKDARKKTLDAFERARSAA, translated from the coding sequence ATGACCACCCACTTAGTCTGGTTGCGTAACGATCTGCGCATCAATGACAACACTGCGCTGGCTGCTGCCTGCCGCGACAGCCATGCGAGGGTGCTGGCGCTATTTATTGCCACGCCCAAACAGTGGCAGCAACACCATATGGCACCGAGGCAGGCGGCTTTCATTCATCAGAATCTGTGTTCGTTGCAAGATTCACTGGCCGAGCGCGGTATTCCGTTGCATTACCATCAGTGCGATGACTTTGCTGCTTCAGTGGATTACCTGAGTGCGTTTTGCGACCAGCATCAGGTGGATGAGTTGTATTACAACTATCAGTATGAAATTAACGAGCGCGAACGTGATGCGGCCGCCGAAAAGCGTCTCGATGGCCAGGGCGTAATTTGTCAGGGCTTTGATGACAGCCTGTTATTGCCTCCCGGCAGCGTGCAGACCGGCAATCACACCATGTTTAAAGTCTTCACACCGTTCAGCCGCGCCTTTGTCCGTCGACTGCATCAGGGATTACCGGAGTGCCATCATGCACCGAAAGCGCGCCAGGATGCGCCGGTCAGTGCGGGTCAGAAAATCCCAGCATTTGATTATCCACTGGAAGCGTTCGATACATCGCTGTTTCCGGCTGGGGAAGAGGCCGCGTTAAAGCAGTTGCGCCATTTCGGCAAACAATCCGTGCAGCACTATCCCGACGTGCGTGATTTACCGGCATTAGATGGCACCAGCCGCCTCTCGCCCTACTTGGCCATAGGAGTACTGTCTCCGCGCCAGTGCTTACATCGTATATTGAAAGAACATCCTGATGCGTTGAACGAAGGCAAAGCCTTTACCTGGCTCAATGAACTCATCTGGCGCGAGTTTTATCGCCATCTGATGGTGGCATTTCCGGCGTTGTGTAAGCACCAGCCGTTTGTGGAGTGGACGCATAACGTACAGTGGCAAAAAAACGATGCACATCTCACGGCCTGGCAGCAGGGCAAAACGGGATATCCCATTGTCGATGCGGCAATGCGTCAACTCAACACGCTGGGCTGGATGCACAATCGCCTGCGCATGATTGTTGCCAGCTTTTTGGTAAAAGACCTGCTGATCGACTGGCATGAGGGGGAACGCTACTTCATGCAACAACTGATTGATGGCGATCTGGCGGCCAACAACGGTGGCTGGCAGTGGGCGGCCTCAACGGGCACCGACGCGGCACCGTACTTTCGCATATTCAATCCAACGACTCAGGGGGAACGCTTTGACGAAAAAGGCGAATTTATCCGCCAGTGGGTACCAGAGTTGAAAGATGTGCCGGAGAGTGACATTCACCAGCCGCAGGTGTGGGCGAAGAAAAACAACAAGAAACTCGATTATCCCGCGCCAATCGTGGAACATAAGGACGCACGTAAAAAGACATTAGACGCCTTTGAGCGCGCGCGCAGCGCGGCCTGA
- a CDS encoding YbgA family protein, translated as MSEKIPVGISACLLGDKVRFDGGHKRFAFATEELTPFIRFEPVCPEMAIGLPTPRPALRLVKESDEQIHLCFSKDGGQEVTDEMQRWSAERVKSLHHLCGYILCAKSPSCGLERVRVYQPDTNDNRKAGTGVFTSFLQQEMPWLPLEEDGRLHDDAIRENFMGRVYALHEFNEMWRSGLTRHKLIAFHSRYKLLLLSHAQDEYREMGRFVAAMEQWDSLDDYAFEYRIRLMHLMSHQASRRNHTNVLMHVQGYFRPQLSSPQRQELAQLIDRYRTGVQPLLVPITMLKHYMAEYPHPWLAQQRYFDPYPEALRLRYGQ; from the coding sequence ATGAGCGAAAAAATTCCTGTCGGTATCAGCGCTTGCCTGCTCGGGGATAAGGTCCGTTTTGACGGTGGCCACAAGCGTTTCGCTTTTGCAACCGAAGAACTGACACCCTTTATCCGCTTTGAACCGGTTTGCCCGGAAATGGCGATTGGCTTGCCCACACCGCGTCCTGCCCTGCGTTTAGTCAAAGAGTCGGACGAGCAAATTCATCTTTGTTTTAGTAAAGATGGCGGCCAGGAGGTCACGGATGAGATGCAGCGGTGGTCAGCCGAACGGGTGAAATCACTGCATCATCTGTGTGGCTACATTCTCTGTGCAAAATCACCCAGCTGTGGCCTCGAGCGCGTGCGCGTCTATCAACCTGATACCAATGATAATCGCAAAGCCGGCACCGGTGTTTTCACTTCATTCCTGCAGCAGGAAATGCCCTGGCTGCCGCTGGAGGAAGATGGCCGCTTACACGATGATGCCATTCGCGAAAACTTTATGGGGCGCGTGTATGCGTTGCATGAGTTCAATGAGATGTGGCGCAGCGGTTTAACCCGCCACAAGCTGATCGCCTTCCACAGTCGATACAAGTTGCTGCTGCTGTCGCACGCGCAGGATGAGTATCGCGAGATGGGACGTTTTGTGGCGGCAATGGAGCAGTGGGATTCGCTGGATGATTACGCCTTTGAATACCGAATTCGCCTGATGCATTTGATGTCCCATCAGGCTTCGCGCCGTAATCACACCAATGTGTTGATGCATGTACAGGGCTACTTCCGCCCGCAGTTATCGTCACCGCAGCGCCAGGAACTGGCGCAGCTCATCGATCGTTATCGCACTGGCGTCCAGCCGCTGTTGGTTCCTATCACCATGCTGAAACACTACATGGCGGAATATCCGCATCCGTGGCTGGCGCAGCAACGTTACTTTGATCCTTATCCGGAAGCGCTGCGTCTGCGCTACGGACAATAA
- a CDS encoding YbfA family protein: protein MYQAYPLYKIVLRRFLAVLVGILALPVMLFRQDRARFYSYLHRVWCKTSTKPVWLAQTEAVGSIHW, encoded by the coding sequence ATGTATCAGGCTTATCCACTTTATAAAATCGTGTTGCGCCGTTTTCTGGCGGTATTGGTCGGCATACTTGCCTTACCTGTCATGCTGTTCCGCCAGGATCGTGCCCGTTTCTACAGCTATCTGCACCGCGTCTGGTGTAAGACCAGCACCAAACCCGTCTGGCTGGCGCAGACCGAAGCAGTAGGCAGCATCCACTGGTAA
- the kdpE gene encoding two-component system response regulator KdpE, which translates to MTTILIVEDEKEIRRFVRLALESEGLKIVEAEQLQRGLIEAATRKPDLVILDLGLPDGDGNDFIREVRQWSSMPVIVLSARSDEQDKIDALDAGADDYLTKPFGIGELLARVRVALRRHQSSQPEPVVKFGEVSVDLAARRVLRNDQEIHLTPTEFRLLSLLLNNAGKVLTQRQLLNQVWGPNAVEHSHYLRIYMGHLRQKLESNPTQPSHLLTETGIGYRFMP; encoded by the coding sequence GTGACGACCATCTTGATTGTTGAAGATGAAAAAGAGATTCGCCGTTTCGTGCGCCTGGCGCTGGAAAGCGAAGGCCTGAAGATTGTGGAAGCGGAGCAATTACAACGCGGACTGATTGAAGCGGCTACGCGAAAGCCGGATTTGGTGATCCTCGATCTCGGACTGCCGGATGGTGACGGCAACGACTTTATCCGCGAAGTACGCCAGTGGAGCAGTATGCCAGTGATCGTCCTGTCTGCACGCAGTGATGAGCAGGACAAAATAGATGCGCTGGATGCCGGTGCCGATGACTATCTGACTAAGCCGTTTGGTATTGGTGAGCTATTGGCCCGCGTGCGCGTGGCATTACGTCGGCATCAAAGCAGCCAGCCAGAGCCAGTGGTGAAATTCGGTGAAGTGAGTGTCGATCTGGCCGCACGCCGCGTGTTACGTAACGATCAGGAAATTCACCTGACACCTACCGAGTTTCGCCTGCTGAGTTTATTGCTGAACAACGCCGGGAAGGTGCTGACGCAACGTCAGTTGTTGAATCAGGTGTGGGGGCCGAATGCGGTGGAGCACAGCCATTATCTGCGCATTTATATGGGGCATCTGCGTCAGAAGCTGGAAAGCAATCCGACCCAACCCAGCCATTTGCTGACCGAAACCGGTATTGGTTACCGCTTTATGCCATAA